In Streptomyces sp. Li-HN-5-11, the sequence CCGCCGAGATGTGAGCGCCGAAGCCGTCGGCGCTCTCGCCGGCCCCGTTGGAGGTGTGCGGGTCGTAGTTGTGGTGGGAGTCGGAGTTGAGGACGAGGTTGCCGCCGCCGTCCTGGATGAACAGACCGGGGCCCATGTTGTGGTGCAGGTCCAGTTGTTCGAAGGTGTTGTTGCTTCCGGAGATCCAGATGCCCCAGGACTCGTGGTTGCGGTTGTTGTTCTGCGGGACGCCGGTGACCGTCAGCCCCTTGAGCCGGATCCAGTTGCCGGTGACGTCGAAGCCCTTGATCCGGCAGTCGTCCTTCATCTGCGAGAAGTCGAAGACCGGCTTTTCTCCCGGATAGGCCACGTAGTTGATGAGGCTGCCCGAACTGCCGCTCTTGTTCAGGGTGATGGCGTCGACTCTGTCGGTCTGGCTCTTGCAGCCCGCGTTCGCGCGGGAGTAGGCGTACGTGCCGCCGCGGAAGTAGACCGTGTCGCCGGCCTGTGCGACGGACTGGGCGTGGGCGAACGTCTTCCACGGTGCGGACTGGGTGCCGGCGGCGCTGTCGCTGCCGGTGGGGGAGACGTAGAAGATCTTCCCGGCTGCTGCCGCGTTGCCGGATGCCGCCGACCCGACGACCGCCGTGGCGACGGCCGCCATGACCGCGGCGACCGGGAGAGTGAGCCTCCCGTGCTTGGAACGTTTCATTGTTTCTCCAGTTCGCTCGGAACGCAGGTGGGTGAACTTGGGTCCGGCGCTGCGCGGTTGTGGGTCAGTCGCAGGTTCCCGAGCACGGCACGAAGGGTGCCGTTGTGCCGGTCAGGGTGGTCGTGCCCAGGGTGAGGCCGTCCGCTCGGGCGGTGACGGTGATGGTGCCCGGCCCGGTCGCCCGGACGAGGGCGTACGCGAGCCCGTGGTAGGCCTTGCGTACGGTGCCGCGGTAGCTCTCCTGCGTCTGGCTGCCGCTGTCGACCGCCACGATCACGCCCGGCCCGCTGATGTGGAAGGTGACCGGAGCGGACGAACCGGTCACGACCCGGCCGGAGGAGTCGGTGACGGCGGCCTGTACATAGGAGATGTCGTCGATGTCCGTCGATACGGTGCTGTGGTCGGGCTTGAGCACCACCCGGCCGGCCGTCGTCCCCGTAGGTGGCGGTGAGGTGTGGGGAGCGCCCCAAGTGCTCTGCCACGCGTACCCGATGGGCCGTACCGTGCCGACCGCGTCCATGAGGCCGGAGCTGCTTCCCACGGTGGGCCACAGACCGTCGACCTCCCCGAGGTAGTCGGCGCCGGTCCAGAGGAACTCGCCGATCAGGCCCGGGTTGTTCTTCACCGTCGTCCAGGACGAGGTGTCGGTGCCCATCTCGGTGAGCAGACCCGGGTGCTTGGGTGACATGCCCATCGCGGCCACCACTTCGTCGGGCCGGTAGTTGCCGCC encodes:
- a CDS encoding right-handed parallel beta-helix repeat-containing protein gives rise to the protein MKRSKHGRLTLPVAAVMAAVATAVVGSAASGNAAAAGKIFYVSPTGSDSAAGTQSAPWKTFAHAQSVAQAGDTVYFRGGTYAYSRANAGCKSQTDRVDAITLNKSGSSGSLINYVAYPGEKPVFDFSQMKDDCRIKGFDVTGNWIRLKGLTVTGVPQNNNRNHESWGIWISGSNNTFEQLDLHHNMGPGLFIQDGGGNLVLNSDSHHNYDPHTSNGAGESADGFGAHISAGHPGNVFRGDRAWWNSDDGFDLINAFSSVTIENSWAWLNGYLPGTTTASGNGNGFKAGGYGGKYVSNGAKHTVRSSVAFNNRSSGFYANHHTVADDFFNNTSYGNHPDFNMLGISRTGAAIGLGNLRNNLAYTGTLLSNMTGTSASYNSWNLNVNLSNSQFQSVSTSGWDASRQADGSLPVLPYLRLASNSTLIDKGVNVGLPYNGSAPDLSAFER